Proteins encoded together in one Candidatus Sulfotelmatobacter sp. window:
- a CDS encoding P1 family peptidase — MPRRVSALIALLAALGAASVAQARSPWHVGTLAAGPLDGITDVPGVRVGEVTKVEGSDVRTGATGIIPDADIWNDRVAAAQWTLNGNGEMSGSHWVNQSGFLEVPIVLTDTLDVGRADDGVVSWLIAHHPDIGIRDDVPLPVVAECDDQGINDIGGRHVHAEDVVAMLDGASGGDFPRGNVGAGTGMRAFGFAAGIGSASRVLPKDLGGYTVGVLVNANTGSRTELQIGGVPIGRVFAHDLLPVYPRRAGYVPTHGRAADGSIIAVVATDAPLDHLRLIDLAKRVALGLGRTGATSHVSSGDLFFAFSTTHRYPRAGGIVGPALVTDEDQVDALFAATADATEEAIDDALFSAHTVTGRGGVTYYNLPYSRVAPLLPR; from the coding sequence ATGCCGCGCCGCGTCTCCGCTCTGATCGCCCTGCTGGCCGCGTTGGGGGCCGCTTCGGTCGCGCAAGCGCGCAGTCCGTGGCACGTCGGCACGCTGGCGGCCGGCCCGCTCGACGGGATCACCGACGTCCCGGGCGTGCGCGTCGGCGAGGTGACCAAGGTCGAGGGCAGCGACGTGCGCACCGGCGCGACCGGGATCATCCCCGACGCGGACATCTGGAACGATCGCGTCGCGGCCGCGCAGTGGACGCTCAACGGCAACGGCGAGATGAGCGGCTCGCATTGGGTCAACCAGTCCGGCTTCCTCGAGGTACCGATCGTCTTGACCGACACGCTCGACGTGGGCCGTGCCGACGACGGCGTCGTGTCGTGGCTGATCGCGCACCATCCCGACATCGGGATCCGCGACGACGTGCCGCTCCCGGTCGTCGCCGAGTGCGACGATCAGGGGATCAACGACATCGGCGGCCGTCACGTCCACGCCGAGGACGTCGTCGCGATGCTCGACGGCGCGAGCGGCGGCGACTTTCCGCGCGGCAACGTGGGCGCCGGAACCGGCATGCGCGCCTTCGGCTTCGCGGCCGGGATCGGGTCGGCGTCGCGCGTCCTGCCCAAGGATCTGGGCGGCTATACGGTCGGCGTGCTCGTCAACGCCAACACCGGCTCGCGCACCGAGCTGCAGATCGGCGGCGTGCCGATCGGACGCGTCTTCGCGCACGACTTGTTGCCGGTCTATCCACGGCGCGCCGGCTACGTCCCCACCCACGGGCGCGCGGCCGACGGCAGCATCATCGCCGTGGTTGCGACCGACGCGCCACTCGATCACCTGCGCTTGATCGATCTGGCCAAGCGGGTCGCGCTGGGCCTGGGACGCACCGGCGCGACCTCGCACGTGTCGAGCGGCGATCTGTTCTTCGCGTTCTCGACCACCCACCGCTACCCGCGCGCCGGCGGCATCGTCGGGCCGGCGCTCGTCACCGACGAGGATCAGGTCGACGCGCTGTTCGCCGCCACCGCCGACGCGACGGAGGAGGCGATCGACGACGCGCTGTTCAGCGCGCACACCGTGACCGGCCGCGGCGGCGTGACCTACTACAACCTGCCTTACTCGCGCGTCGCGCCGCTGCTGCCGCGGTAG
- a CDS encoding aldehyde dehydrogenase family protein, which yields MDDHDGRVAIRKMYKLYVNGAFARSESGRSDAVDGENVAHASRKDVRDAVVAARAGTAAWGAQSPALRGLVLYRLAEMMEARGAELAAQLVRGGTVDPDGAAAEVAAAIDRTVWYAGWCDKYVALASTRNPVAGPHFNFSTTEPTGVVAVIAPDEPALLGLVTAVVPALVSGNAVVAVASARDPRTAIVFAECLATSDLPAGACNVLTGLAAELGPVLAGHMDVNALLAFGLSEEAANTLGVLGAENVKRTRFEPTPERARWFSADYDDLQRVLVHTEVKTIWHPARI from the coding sequence ATGGACGACCACGACGGGCGCGTTGCGATCCGCAAGATGTACAAGCTCTACGTGAACGGGGCGTTCGCGCGGAGCGAGTCCGGTCGCAGCGACGCCGTCGACGGCGAGAACGTCGCGCACGCTTCGCGCAAGGACGTGCGCGACGCCGTCGTCGCCGCGCGCGCGGGGACCGCGGCGTGGGGCGCGCAGTCGCCCGCGCTGCGCGGTCTGGTCCTCTACCGGCTCGCCGAGATGATGGAAGCGCGTGGCGCCGAGCTGGCGGCGCAGCTGGTGCGCGGCGGGACGGTCGACCCGGACGGCGCCGCGGCGGAGGTCGCCGCCGCGATCGACCGCACCGTCTGGTACGCCGGCTGGTGCGACAAGTACGTCGCCCTCGCGTCGACCCGCAATCCGGTCGCGGGCCCGCACTTCAACTTCTCGACCACCGAGCCGACCGGCGTCGTCGCCGTGATCGCGCCCGACGAGCCGGCCCTGCTGGGACTGGTCACCGCGGTGGTTCCGGCGCTGGTCAGCGGCAACGCGGTCGTCGCCGTCGCCAGCGCGCGCGATCCGCGCACCGCGATCGTCTTCGCCGAGTGCCTGGCCACCAGCGATCTGCCCGCCGGCGCCTGCAACGTGCTCACCGGACTGGCGGCGGAGCTGGGCCCCGTCCTCGCCGGCCACATGGACGTCAACGCGCTGTTGGCCTTCGGCCTGAGCGAGGAGGCCGCCAACACGCTCGGCGTGCTGGGCGCCGAGAACGTCAAGCGCACCCGCTTCGAACCCACGCCCGAGCGCGCGCGCTGGTTCAGCGCCGACTACGACGACCTGCAGCGCGTCCTCGTCCACACCGAGGTCAAGACGATCTGGCATCCGGCGCGCATCTGA
- the pckA gene encoding phosphoenolpyruvate carboxykinase (ATP), whose translation MSLLSPAPYARSTPILTLPNPSQTFETHLASLGLGGVGTVYRNLSVAELYEHSLRRGEARLGADGQLAVETGKHTGRSPKDKFFVREPGSETHIDWDANQAVDAATFDALLGRVGEYFRGKDVYSLDAHVGADPRYRLPVRIITEYAWQNLFARDLFIDDADGEDAFAPEFTVIDASLFQADPKRDNTRSETFILINLARRIVLIGGTRYAGEIKKSVFTIMNYLMPLRNVLSMHCSANVGEHGDSAIFFGLSGTGKTTLSSDPHRPLIGDDEHGWSNDGVFNFEGGCYAKMIKLREEQEPEIWAASHRFGCVLENVVLDPDTRALDVDSDKLTENTRSAYPVAFLPNFVKSGMAGHPKTILMLTADAFGVLPPIAKLSGDQAMYHFLSGYTAKVAGTEKGVEGVVPTFSTCFGAPFMVHHPTVYAKLLGERIAHHEVTCWLVNTGWTGGPYGTGNRMKIAYTRAMVNAAIEGKLNGVAFETEPFFGLAIPTSVPGVPSEVLNPRAAWSDPAAYDAQAKKLAGLFAENFKRFEAHAAPSILAVAIKP comes from the coding sequence ATGTCCCTTCTTTCCCCGGCGCCCTACGCGAGGAGCACGCCCATTCTCACGCTACCGAATCCTTCGCAGACGTTCGAGACCCACCTGGCCTCGTTGGGGCTGGGCGGCGTCGGCACCGTCTACCGCAACCTGAGCGTCGCGGAGCTCTACGAGCACTCGCTGCGCCGCGGTGAGGCGCGACTCGGGGCGGACGGTCAGCTGGCCGTCGAGACCGGCAAGCACACGGGCCGCTCCCCGAAGGACAAGTTCTTCGTGCGCGAGCCGGGCAGCGAGACCCACATCGACTGGGACGCGAACCAAGCCGTCGACGCCGCGACCTTCGACGCGCTGCTCGGCCGGGTCGGCGAGTACTTCCGCGGCAAGGACGTCTATTCGCTCGACGCGCACGTCGGCGCCGACCCGCGCTACCGGCTGCCGGTGCGCATCATCACCGAGTACGCCTGGCAGAACCTGTTCGCGCGCGACCTGTTCATCGACGACGCCGACGGCGAGGATGCGTTCGCGCCCGAGTTCACCGTCATCGACGCTTCGCTCTTCCAGGCCGATCCCAAACGCGACAACACGCGCAGCGAGACGTTCATCCTGATCAATCTGGCCCGGCGCATCGTCCTGATCGGCGGAACGCGCTACGCGGGCGAGATCAAGAAGTCCGTCTTCACGATCATGAACTACCTGATGCCGCTGCGCAACGTGCTCTCGATGCACTGCTCGGCGAACGTCGGCGAACACGGCGACTCGGCGATCTTCTTCGGCCTCTCGGGGACCGGCAAGACGACGCTCTCGTCCGATCCCCATCGACCGCTGATCGGCGACGACGAGCACGGCTGGTCGAACGACGGCGTGTTCAACTTCGAAGGCGGCTGCTACGCGAAGATGATCAAGCTGCGCGAGGAACAGGAGCCCGAGATCTGGGCCGCCTCGCACCGCTTCGGCTGCGTGCTCGAGAACGTGGTGCTCGACCCCGACACGCGCGCGCTCGACGTCGATTCCGACAAGCTGACCGAGAACACGCGCTCCGCGTATCCGGTCGCGTTCCTGCCGAACTTCGTCAAGAGCGGGATGGCCGGCCATCCCAAGACGATCCTGATGCTGACGGCGGACGCGTTCGGCGTGCTGCCGCCGATCGCCAAGCTCAGCGGCGATCAGGCGATGTACCACTTCCTCTCGGGCTACACCGCGAAGGTCGCCGGCACGGAGAAAGGCGTCGAGGGCGTCGTCCCGACCTTCTCGACCTGCTTCGGTGCGCCGTTCATGGTCCATCACCCGACCGTCTACGCGAAGCTGCTCGGCGAGCGGATCGCGCACCACGAGGTGACGTGCTGGCTGGTCAACACCGGCTGGACCGGCGGCCCCTACGGCACCGGCAACCGCATGAAGATCGCCTACACGCGCGCGATGGTCAACGCCGCGATCGAGGGCAAGCTCAACGGCGTCGCGTTCGAGACCGAGCCGTTCTTCGGGCTCGCGATCCCGACGAGCGTGCCCGGCGTGCCGTCCGAGGTGCTCAACCCGCGCGCGGCGTGGAGCGATCCGGCCGCGTACGACGCGCAAGCGAAGAAGCTGGCCGGCTTGTTCGCCGAGAACTTCAAGCGCTTCGAGGCGCACGCCGCGCCGAGCATTCTCGCGGTCGCGATCAAGCCCTAG
- a CDS encoding uracil-DNA glycosylase family protein — protein MRERYRPERVRMLFVGESPPASGRFFYQADSGLYRAIRETFVLAAPALAAGEFLAAFRELGCYLVDLCAEPVDRLTAAERRRAHRAGEGALARTIEQLRPQAIVTLLRSIDANVARAVDAAGWHGQRVTVSYPGRWVHHRRAFSAVVIPMVRRIAIRAAPTTLGRESALLPESSD, from the coding sequence TTGCGCGAGCGCTACCGTCCCGAGCGCGTGCGCATGCTCTTCGTGGGCGAGTCGCCGCCGGCGTCGGGCCGATTCTTCTATCAGGCCGACTCGGGGCTGTACCGGGCGATCCGCGAGACGTTCGTCCTCGCTGCGCCCGCGCTCGCCGCCGGCGAGTTCCTGGCCGCCTTTCGCGAGCTCGGGTGCTACCTCGTCGACCTGTGCGCCGAGCCGGTCGACCGGCTGACTGCGGCGGAACGGCGGCGGGCGCACCGCGCCGGTGAGGGCGCGCTTGCGCGCACGATCGAGCAGCTGCGCCCGCAGGCGATCGTGACGCTGTTGCGGTCGATCGACGCGAACGTCGCGCGCGCCGTCGATGCGGCCGGCTGGCACGGCCAACGCGTCACCGTCTCGTATCCCGGCCGGTGGGTGCACCACCGCCGCGCGTTCAGCGCGGTTGTGATCCCGATGGTTCGGCGGATCGCGATCCGGGCAGCGCCGACTACGCTGGGTCGAGAAAGCGCACTGCTGCCAGAATCGAGCGACTGA
- a CDS encoding molybdopterin biosynthesis protein codes for MSAQRTIFLHDVPLETARARFDDALLAAGVRNEATETLPLGAALDRVTAVPVIARLSSPHYHACAMDGVAVVAAQTSAARATAPLELVLGAQAIVVDTGDPLPAGFDAVIPVEQLEPRGEERIAIRAAVAPFEHVRAIGEDVVASEVVAPAFRRLGAADLAACAAAGVAAVTVVRRPRVAILTTGDELVDVTTRAPRPGDILDSNAVLLDAIVGTHGGEVVLRRRVRDDAQALADAVGDAIAAADVVVVNAGSSAGRDDHTARTFATFGPVVVHGVAIRPGHPLVLAVARESRVPLLGIPGYPVSAAICADLFLRPLLERLGRRDAAEPRELEVELTRKLFSPLGEDEYVRAVAARVDGRLVATPLRRGAGVITSLSRANVLLTIPRFSEGARAGTRLTARALRPLAAIERTLLAVGSHDVALDLLAGRLAEHEIELVSAHVGSIAGLVALRERAAHLAGTHVLDPATGTYNDAAVRRYGPHEPVALIRLAEREQGLLVAPGNPLGLRTLGDVARRAARYVNRQPDAGTRILLDALLARDEISPAAIDGYERLEFSHLAVGQLIASESADVGLAIRAAARAFGLDFVSIAWEPYELALPAAALDAPRIRTLLAVLRDPRFRADVEALGGYDCTHAGSVRTIVPAAVAP; via the coding sequence GTGAGCGCGCAACGCACGATCTTTCTGCACGACGTGCCGCTCGAGACGGCGCGCGCGCGCTTCGACGACGCGCTGCTGGCGGCCGGGGTGCGCAACGAGGCGACCGAAACGCTGCCGCTCGGCGCCGCGCTCGATCGCGTGACCGCCGTCCCGGTGATCGCGCGCCTGTCGTCGCCGCACTATCACGCGTGCGCGATGGACGGCGTCGCGGTCGTCGCGGCGCAGACGTCCGCCGCGCGCGCGACCGCGCCGTTGGAGCTGGTGCTCGGTGCGCAGGCGATCGTCGTCGATACCGGCGATCCGTTGCCGGCGGGCTTCGACGCGGTCATCCCGGTCGAGCAGCTCGAGCCGCGCGGCGAAGAACGGATCGCGATTCGCGCCGCGGTCGCGCCGTTCGAGCACGTGCGCGCGATCGGCGAGGACGTCGTCGCCAGCGAGGTCGTCGCGCCGGCGTTCCGGCGGCTCGGCGCGGCCGACCTGGCGGCGTGCGCGGCGGCCGGCGTCGCCGCCGTCACCGTCGTGCGGCGCCCGCGGGTCGCGATCCTGACCACCGGCGACGAGCTGGTCGACGTGACGACGCGCGCGCCGCGCCCGGGCGACATCCTCGACTCGAACGCGGTGCTGCTCGACGCGATCGTCGGCACCCACGGCGGCGAGGTCGTGCTGCGCCGGCGCGTGCGCGACGACGCGCAGGCGCTGGCCGACGCCGTCGGCGACGCGATCGCCGCCGCCGACGTCGTGGTCGTCAACGCGGGCTCCTCGGCCGGACGCGACGATCACACCGCGCGCACGTTCGCGACCTTCGGCCCGGTGGTCGTGCACGGCGTCGCGATCCGGCCCGGTCATCCGCTGGTGCTGGCGGTCGCGCGCGAGTCGCGCGTCCCGCTGCTCGGCATTCCCGGCTATCCGGTCAGCGCCGCGATCTGCGCCGACTTGTTCTTGCGGCCGCTGTTGGAGCGGCTGGGCCGGCGCGACGCCGCCGAGCCGCGCGAGCTCGAGGTCGAGCTGACGCGCAAGCTGTTCTCGCCGCTGGGCGAGGACGAGTACGTGCGCGCCGTCGCCGCGCGCGTCGACGGCCGGCTGGTGGCGACGCCGCTGCGCCGCGGGGCGGGCGTCATCACCTCGCTCTCGCGCGCGAACGTGCTGCTGACGATTCCGCGCTTCAGCGAGGGCGCGCGCGCCGGCACGCGGCTGACCGCGCGCGCATTGCGGCCGCTGGCCGCGATCGAACGCACGCTGTTGGCGGTGGGCAGCCATGACGTCGCGCTGGACCTGTTGGCGGGGCGCTTGGCGGAGCACGAGATCGAGCTGGTCTCGGCGCACGTCGGCAGCATCGCGGGGCTGGTCGCGCTGCGCGAACGCGCGGCGCACCTGGCCGGGACGCACGTGCTCGATCCGGCGACCGGGACCTACAACGACGCGGCCGTGCGCCGGTACGGACCGCACGAGCCGGTCGCGCTGATCCGCCTGGCCGAGCGCGAACAAGGACTGCTCGTCGCCCCCGGCAATCCGCTCGGCCTGCGGACGCTCGGCGACGTCGCGCGGCGCGCGGCGCGCTACGTCAACCGGCAGCCCGACGCGGGGACGCGCATTCTGCTCGACGCGCTGCTGGCGCGCGACGAGATCTCGCCGGCAGCGATCGACGGCTACGAGCGGCTCGAGTTCTCGCACCTGGCCGTGGGGCAGCTGATCGCGAGCGAGAGCGCGGACGTGGGGCTGGCCATTCGCGCCGCGGCGCGCGCGTTCGGCCTGGACTTCGTTTCGATCGCGTGGGAACCGTACGAGCTGGCCCTGCCGGCGGCCGCGCTCGACGCCCCGCGCATTCGCACGCTGCTCGCCGTCTTGCGCGACCCGCGCTTCCGCGCCGACGTCGAGGCGCTGGGCGGGTACGACTGCACGCACGCCGGCAGCGTGCGCACGATCGTGCCCGCGGCGGTGGCACCGTGA
- the glp gene encoding gephyrin-like molybdotransferase Glp: MHELFTVLSPGEAFAAVVRGCSPNSPTERVALDEALGRVLAADVVAAETLPGFARSTMDGYAVRSADTHGASEQSPAYLELVGDVPTGIVPAVTVGPRQAVRVHTGAMMPAGADAVVMVEDTNLHGAQVEVLAAVAVGEDVLAIGEDVRAGTLALPAGRRLRAADVGGLAALGAADVLVWPRPRVAILSTGDEVVPAGATPGPAQVRDVNASTIAATVRQAGGVPLPAGIAPDEPAAIESAARAALRDADALVLSAGSSVSTRDLTAQVVGRLGEPGVLAHGIAIKPGKPTVLARCAGKPVVGLPGNPASALVVAWRIVRPLVRVLGGEPVAADGLGDEREHTAVLDVPVPSRPGREDYLPCTLARDADGTLHATPVFGASNLIFTHVRADALIAVPLDRSGLGAGERVRVIVP, translated from the coding sequence GTGCACGAGCTGTTCACCGTGTTGTCCCCCGGCGAGGCGTTCGCCGCGGTTGTGCGCGGTTGTTCCCCGAACTCGCCCACGGAACGCGTCGCCCTCGACGAGGCGCTGGGCCGCGTGCTGGCCGCCGACGTCGTCGCGGCCGAGACCCTGCCGGGCTTCGCCCGCTCGACGATGGACGGCTACGCGGTCCGCTCGGCCGATACGCACGGCGCCTCCGAGCAGTCGCCGGCCTATCTCGAGCTGGTGGGCGACGTGCCGACCGGGATCGTCCCGGCGGTCACGGTCGGGCCACGCCAGGCGGTCCGGGTTCACACGGGCGCGATGATGCCGGCCGGCGCCGACGCGGTGGTGATGGTCGAGGACACGAACCTGCACGGCGCGCAGGTCGAGGTGCTGGCCGCCGTCGCCGTCGGCGAAGACGTGTTGGCGATCGGCGAGGACGTGCGCGCCGGGACGCTGGCGCTGCCCGCCGGGCGCCGGCTGCGCGCGGCCGACGTCGGCGGCCTGGCGGCGCTGGGCGCGGCCGACGTCCTGGTCTGGCCGCGGCCGCGGGTGGCGATCCTGTCCACCGGCGATGAGGTCGTGCCGGCCGGCGCGACGCCGGGACCGGCTCAGGTGCGCGACGTCAACGCGTCGACCATCGCCGCGACGGTCCGTCAGGCCGGCGGCGTGCCGCTGCCGGCCGGGATCGCCCCCGACGAGCCGGCCGCGATCGAGAGCGCGGCGCGCGCCGCGCTGCGCGACGCCGACGCGCTGGTCCTCTCGGCGGGCTCGTCGGTGTCGACGCGCGACCTGACCGCGCAGGTGGTCGGCCGGCTCGGTGAACCGGGGGTGCTGGCGCACGGCATCGCGATCAAGCCCGGCAAGCCGACGGTGCTGGCCCGCTGCGCGGGCAAGCCGGTCGTCGGACTGCCGGGAAATCCGGCCAGCGCGCTGGTCGTCGCATGGCGCATCGTCCGCCCGCTGGTGCGCGTGCTGGGCGGCGAGCCCGTCGCCGCCGACGGTCTGGGCGACGAGCGGGAGCACACCGCGGTGCTCGACGTGCCGGTCCCCTCGCGGCCGGGACGCGAGGACTATCTGCCGTGCACGCTGGCGCGTGACGCCGACGGCACGCTGCACGCGACGCCGGTGTTCGGCGCCTCGAACCTGATCTTCACCCACGTGCGCGCCGACGCGTTGATCGCCGTCCCGCTCGACCGCAGCGGCTTGGGCGCCGGGGAGCGCGTGCGGGTGATCGTCCCGTGA
- a CDS encoding FAD-dependent oxidoreductase: protein MISKVLGAAATLSVFFSLFSLAPAAAQSATGAAPVLVVGGTPAGVAAAVAAARHGADVALVAARPELGGVLTDAMMDQWDLNVAPAGEGVVQGGLFDEIHAALGDAFSPQQAADAFASLVAGEPRIHLIRDARVIAVSAQPTPAGRRVSAVTFRRPDGSTFTLDATTVVDATDDGDVAALAGARFDLGRQDTGIDERMQAVTLMFTLRGVDWAQVVDGYDVARDGAGGAVERRAWGYAALLARYVPRSPEVVVRDLNLGHESDGEVTVNAIDVLGVDALSDADLARARALSEREAPRLIAWLRTRIPGFADAQLGRFADALYVRETRHFAGVERLTADDVWGGTIPTDTIGLSSYPLDLHPVDARDKLAYAPERHVYGIPFGTLVPRDLANVLLASPAISATHIAAGSARVIPTTIEEGEAAGDAAALALREHLAFAAMARDAGDVAALRDMLRRGGTILSYRGSSGATRE, encoded by the coding sequence ATGATCTCCAAGGTCCTCGGGGCGGCGGCTACGCTCTCCGTCTTCTTCTCGTTGTTCTCGCTCGCGCCGGCCGCCGCGCAGAGCGCGACCGGCGCGGCGCCGGTCCTGGTGGTCGGCGGAACGCCGGCCGGCGTCGCCGCAGCCGTCGCCGCGGCACGCCACGGCGCCGACGTCGCGCTCGTCGCGGCGCGGCCCGAGCTGGGCGGCGTCCTGACCGACGCGATGATGGACCAGTGGGATCTCAACGTCGCCCCCGCCGGCGAGGGGGTCGTGCAAGGCGGCCTCTTCGACGAGATCCACGCGGCGCTGGGCGATGCGTTCTCGCCGCAGCAGGCGGCGGACGCGTTCGCATCGCTGGTCGCCGGCGAGCCGCGCATCCATCTGATCCGCGATGCCCGCGTGATCGCGGTGAGCGCGCAGCCGACGCCGGCCGGCCGCCGTGTCTCGGCCGTCACCTTCCGCCGGCCCGACGGCTCGACGTTCACCCTCGACGCCACGACCGTCGTCGACGCGACCGACGACGGCGACGTCGCGGCGCTGGCCGGCGCGCGCTTCGACCTCGGCCGTCAGGACACCGGGATCGACGAGCGCATGCAGGCCGTCACCTTGATGTTCACCCTGCGCGGCGTCGACTGGGCGCAGGTCGTCGACGGCTACGACGTCGCGCGCGACGGCGCCGGCGGCGCGGTGGAGCGGCGCGCCTGGGGCTACGCCGCGCTGCTGGCGCGCTACGTGCCGCGTTCGCCGGAGGTCGTCGTCCGCGACCTCAACCTGGGCCACGAGAGCGACGGCGAAGTCACCGTCAACGCGATCGACGTGCTGGGCGTCGACGCGCTCTCCGACGCCGACCTGGCGCGGGCGCGCGCGCTGAGCGAGCGCGAGGCACCGCGTCTGATCGCGTGGCTGCGCACGCGCATCCCGGGTTTCGCCGACGCGCAGCTCGGCCGCTTCGCGGACGCGCTCTACGTGCGCGAGACGCGGCACTTCGCTGGCGTCGAGCGGCTGACGGCCGACGACGTGTGGGGCGGCACGATCCCCACCGACACGATCGGCCTCTCGTCGTATCCGCTCGACCTGCACCCGGTCGACGCGCGCGACAAGCTGGCGTACGCACCCGAGCGCCACGTCTACGGCATCCCGTTCGGCACCCTGGTCCCGCGCGATCTCGCCAACGTGCTGCTGGCCTCGCCCGCCATCAGCGCGACCCACATCGCCGCCGGCAGCGCGCGCGTCATCCCGACCACGATCGAGGAAGGCGAAGCGGCCGGCGACGCCGCCGCGCTCGCGCTGCGCGAGCACCTCGCCTTCGCGGCGATGGCGCGCGACGCGGGCGACGTCGCGGCGCTGCGCGACATGCTGCGCCGCGGCGGGACGATCCTGAGCTACCGCGGCAGCAGCGGCGCGACGCGCGAGTAA
- a CDS encoding aldehyde ferredoxin oxidoreductase C-terminal domain-containing protein — MAYAGPRDLLEVDLTARTARRTPLPDAVFADALGGVGLAVLLLEQRVHGPIDPLGPDNPIVFAAGPFASTPVPAANKHALAAISPLTGLLNEGLSSSHFSAVLRRCGLAAIVVTGVADAWTTLVVDGEAIRFEDAQPLVGLSAREATKALRERYGDRSLRVCAIGVAGERGVRFASVENDGRQAGRGGTGAVFGAKRLKAVALRGRGEVGVADAAATASLAATLRERALGPKTAKYRILGTGANMRVLQRMGQLPTRNFTAAQFAGTDAVTPERARESHDTYVELRAGCAGCPVQCEHLYVRKDRDRRRAAASEYESTWAFGPNCGVDDLDAVLDAIGRCDELGLDTISTGSAIAFAMECAEHGLLPRDAFGPALAFGNGAVLLPAIDAIAQRRGVGDLLARGVRAAAAAIGGDAAAFAMHAKGLELPGYEPRALPTYALGLATCTRGACHNRSATYDRDLRDPSTDPDPQARAADAIAAEDRAVAWDSLVLCKFVRDCFVDFEAEAAALWSAVAGLPLDGAALRAAAQRTWERKRAINARLGWTPDDDRLPERLLTEPIADGPLAGRRLEPERLARMQDAYERLRAAAGTAAPVA; from the coding sequence ATGGCGTACGCCGGACCGCGCGACCTGCTCGAAGTCGACTTGACGGCGCGCACCGCGCGGCGCACGCCGCTGCCGGACGCCGTCTTCGCCGACGCGCTGGGCGGCGTCGGTTTGGCGGTGCTGTTGCTCGAGCAGCGCGTGCACGGTCCGATCGACCCGCTCGGACCCGACAATCCGATCGTGTTCGCCGCCGGTCCGTTCGCGTCGACGCCGGTGCCGGCCGCGAACAAGCACGCCCTGGCGGCGATCTCGCCCCTGACCGGCCTCTTGAACGAGGGGCTCTCGTCGAGTCACTTCTCCGCCGTGCTGCGGCGCTGCGGCTTGGCCGCGATCGTCGTCACCGGCGTCGCCGACGCCTGGACGACGCTGGTCGTCGACGGCGAGGCGATTCGGTTCGAGGACGCGCAGCCGCTGGTCGGGTTGTCGGCGCGCGAGGCGACCAAGGCGCTGCGCGAACGCTACGGCGACCGTTCGTTGCGCGTCTGCGCGATCGGCGTCGCCGGCGAGCGCGGCGTGCGGTTCGCCTCGGTCGAGAACGACGGCCGGCAAGCCGGGCGGGGCGGCACCGGCGCGGTGTTCGGCGCCAAGCGCCTCAAGGCGGTCGCACTGCGCGGACGCGGCGAGGTCGGGGTCGCCGACGCTGCCGCGACCGCGTCGCTCGCCGCGACGCTGCGCGAACGCGCGCTGGGGCCGAAGACGGCCAAGTACCGCATCCTGGGCACCGGGGCGAACATGCGCGTGCTGCAGCGCATGGGGCAGTTGCCGACCCGCAACTTCACCGCGGCGCAGTTCGCCGGCACGGACGCGGTGACGCCCGAGCGTGCGCGCGAGTCGCACGACACCTACGTCGAGCTGCGCGCCGGTTGCGCGGGCTGTCCGGTGCAGTGCGAGCACCTCTACGTGCGCAAGGATCGCGACCGCCGGCGCGCGGCGGCCAGCGAGTACGAGTCGACCTGGGCCTTCGGGCCGAACTGCGGCGTCGACGATCTCGACGCGGTGCTCGACGCGATCGGCCGCTGCGACGAGCTCGGGCTGGACACGATCTCGACCGGATCGGCGATCGCGTTCGCGATGGAGTGCGCCGAGCACGGGTTGCTGCCGCGCGACGCCTTCGGTCCCGCGCTCGCGTTCGGCAACGGCGCGGTCTTGCTGCCGGCGATCGACGCGATCGCGCAGCGGCGCGGGGTGGGCGACCTGCTCGCGCGCGGTGTGCGCGCGGCGGCCGCGGCGATCGGCGGCGACGCCGCGGCCTTCGCCATGCACGCCAAGGGACTCGAGCTGCCCGGCTACGAGCCGCGCGCGCTGCCGACCTACGCGCTGGGCCTGGCGACCTGCACCCGCGGCGCGTGCCACAACCGCTCGGCCACCTACGACCGCGACCTGCGCGACCCGTCGACCGATCCCGACCCGCAGGCTCGTGCCGCCGACGCGATCGCCGCCGAGGACCGCGCGGTGGCCTGGGACAGCCTGGTGCTGTGCAAGTTCGTGCGTGACTGCTTCGTCGATTTCGAGGCCGAGGCGGCGGCCCTGTGGAGCGCCGTCGCCGGCCTGCCGCTCGACGGTGCCGCGCTGCGGGCGGCCGCGCAGCGGACCTGGGAGCGCAAGCGCGCGATCAACGCCCGGCTGGGATGGACCCCGGACGACGACCGGCTGCCGGAACGGCTGCTGACCGAGCCGATCGCCGATGGGCCGCTGGCCGGGCGCCGCCTCGAGCCCGAGCGCCTGGCCCGAATGCAGGACGCCTACGAGCGCCTGCGGGCCGCAGCGGGGACCGCCGCCCCGGTCGCCTAA